In Helianthus annuus cultivar XRQ/B chromosome 3, HanXRQr2.0-SUNRISE, whole genome shotgun sequence, a single window of DNA contains:
- the LOC110931865 gene encoding translation initiation factor IF-2-like, protein MPSLDAYCQRLKELYDELKDVGSPITEKRLVIQLVRGLPSEFDITAAHINQTLPSWDDAVEMLNLEADRHAARDNSSILGPVPEAHATIHNIGSSYNRQPNRNGPNRPNNNRPNNRYIPRPNANHRPQPNQSSTTAHNSHSAQRTSRPPQPNQHPPWADPYHPPPSPYWAPYWASPY, encoded by the coding sequence ATGCCCTCTCTAGATGCTTACTGCCAACGACTCAAGGAATTGTATGATGAGTTGAAAGATGTGGGAAGTCCGATCACCGAAAAGAGGTTAGTGATTCAACTTGTTCGTGGCTTACCATCCGAGTTTGATATTACAGCCGCTCACATCAATCAAACTCTACCTTCTTGGGACGATGCTGTTGAAATGCTCAATCTTGAGGCTGACCGTCATGCCGCGCGTGACAACTCGTCCATTCTAGGGCCAGTGCCTGAAGCTCATGCAACCATTCATAATATTGGATCCAGTTACAATCGCCAGCCAAATAGAAACGGCCCAAACAGACCAAATAATAACAGGCCCAACAACCGATACATCCCTCGACCCAATGCAAACCATCGCCCTCAGCCCAATCAATCATCCACCACAGCCCACAACTCGCATTCGGCCCAGCGCACAAGCAGACCCCCACAACCCAATCAGCACCCTCCATGGGCCGACCCATATCACCCACCACCGTCACCATACTGGGCCCCATATTGGGCTAGCCCATACTAG